In one window of Henckelia pumila isolate YLH828 chromosome 1, ASM3356847v2, whole genome shotgun sequence DNA:
- the LOC140876102 gene encoding uncharacterized protein, giving the protein MAAAQRRLLNLIVLSLAIAFSLLLATSSAKVFFEKSFHGIRNFIYKLQNIKETEAAKKLLQEKRRAGHAKVESSIPSSFSAEFSKRGKDYAEKFRKDNPKLYKNKSKMTRVWNPNTLFQLQMLWLED; this is encoded by the exons ATGGCAGCTGCACAGAGAAGACTCCTAAACCTTATTGTTCTCTCCCTAGCCATTGCTTTCTCTCTTCTCCTTGCCACTTCTTCGGCTAAGGTTTTTTTCGAAAAGAGTTTCCACGGTATCAGGAATTTCAT ATACAAATTACAAAATATCAAGGAAACAGAGGCTGCCAAAAAGCTCTTACAGGAGAAGAGGCGTGCAGGTCATGCTAAAGTAGAGTCTAGCATCCCTTCTAGTTTCAGCGCTGAATTTTCTAAACGTGGCAAGGACTACGCCGAAAAATTTAGAAAAG ATAATCCGAAGTTGTACAAGAACAAAAGTAAAATGACGCGGGTGTGGAATCCAAACACCCTGTTCCAGCTCCAGATGCTGTGGTTAGAAGACTAG